One segment of Sinorhizobium sp. BG8 DNA contains the following:
- a CDS encoding sulfurtransferase TusA family protein: MTVGDQLDRVDTYDLKGLKCPLPVLKTRKRLESMSAGAAVWVETTDPLAVIDIPHFCKQYGHGLEASERLDDGHRFLIRKIG; this comes from the coding sequence ATGACCGTGGGCGACCAACTCGATCGCGTCGACACCTACGACCTCAAGGGGTTGAAGTGCCCACTGCCAGTTCTGAAGACGCGTAAGAGGCTTGAGTCGATGTCCGCCGGGGCGGCTGTCTGGGTCGAGACGACCGATCCGCTCGCGGTGATCGATATTCCGCATTTCTGCAAGCAATACGGCCACGGCCTGGAGGCGTCCGAGCGCCTCGACGACGGTCACCGTTTCCTCATCCGCAAGATTGGATGA
- a CDS encoding murein L,D-transpeptidase family protein, translated as MRLKVLAAVSMMAVAAGGCTNDTLDTASVNLKSVSNKVEYPLSGQIVSKMASMNIDRAAPVMVRIFKEEGTLEVWKANRLDRFQMVKSYKICAWSGKLGPKQKEGDRQAPEGFYPLSKALMNPHSSYYLAINTGFPNNYDRANGFFGSNLMIHGACSSSGCYSMTDEQMIEIFAFARDAFKGGQQNIQLQIFPFRMTAENMARHRDNPNMEFWKMLKVGYDHFEVTKRPPEVNVCDKKYVFNQQATEGTFASGGKCPAMSTPASLQMALASHQKTYAMEYQKAMKKYEGTVWLEPSEAQRKAIVAEQRKGRELAYAPTGNSIDAGKLMTLREIEAEKKRAEEAAQRKIEMADRAQKAEEDRKAAELANLASDVAEGKAAAKATGGVPVPGENPTIAGVQAEPQQPEKKPFWKLWSKDTENNAVAAVGPAPVDAAASVEAEARSATAPHSLAAEEASAIAEKKPAEANPNPVAGAQQQQAASEGAAAAVVPGENANAYVAQAQPEQGEKKPFWKFWKK; from the coding sequence ATGCGCCTGAAAGTTCTTGCCGCTGTTTCCATGATGGCCGTCGCTGCCGGTGGCTGCACAAACGACACGCTGGATACCGCGTCGGTCAACCTGAAGTCGGTTTCCAACAAGGTCGAATATCCCCTTTCGGGACAGATCGTCTCGAAGATGGCCTCGATGAACATCGACCGCGCGGCACCGGTGATGGTCCGCATCTTCAAGGAAGAAGGCACCCTCGAGGTCTGGAAGGCGAATCGCCTTGACCGGTTCCAGATGGTCAAGAGCTACAAGATCTGCGCCTGGTCGGGAAAGCTGGGTCCGAAGCAGAAGGAAGGCGACCGTCAGGCACCGGAGGGTTTCTATCCGCTCTCCAAGGCGCTGATGAACCCGCATTCGAGCTACTACCTGGCGATCAACACGGGTTTCCCGAACAATTATGACCGTGCAAACGGCTTCTTCGGCAGCAATCTAATGATCCACGGCGCCTGTTCGTCGTCGGGCTGCTACTCGATGACCGACGAGCAGATGATCGAGATTTTCGCCTTCGCGCGCGATGCGTTCAAGGGCGGCCAGCAGAACATCCAGCTTCAGATCTTTCCCTTCCGCATGACCGCGGAGAATATGGCGCGTCACCGCGACAATCCGAACATGGAATTCTGGAAGATGCTCAAAGTGGGCTATGACCACTTCGAGGTCACCAAGCGTCCGCCCGAGGTCAATGTCTGCGACAAGAAGTACGTCTTCAACCAGCAGGCAACCGAGGGCACCTTCGCCTCTGGAGGCAAGTGCCCGGCGATGTCTACCCCTGCCTCGTTGCAGATGGCGCTGGCTTCTCATCAGAAGACCTATGCCATGGAATACCAGAAGGCGATGAAGAAGTACGAGGGCACCGTCTGGCTCGAGCCGAGCGAGGCCCAGCGCAAGGCGATCGTCGCCGAGCAGCGCAAGGGTCGCGAGCTCGCCTACGCCCCGACCGGCAACTCCATCGATGCCGGCAAGCTGATGACGCTTCGCGAGATCGAGGCGGAGAAGAAGAGGGCGGAGGAAGCCGCCCAGCGCAAGATCGAAATGGCCGACCGGGCACAGAAGGCGGAGGAGGACCGCAAGGCGGCTGAACTCGCCAATCTCGCGTCCGACGTGGCCGAGGGCAAGGCGGCGGCGAAAGCCACCGGCGGGGTGCCGGTTCCGGGCGAGAACCCCACGATCGCCGGCGTCCAGGCAGAGCCCCAGCAGCCGGAAAAGAAACCCTTCTGGAAGTTGTGGTCCAAGGACACAGAGAATAACGCCGTTGCCGCGGTCGGGCCCGCGCCGGTCGATGCCGCAGCAAGCGTCGAAGCCGAGGCCCGCAGTGCCACCGCGCCGCACAGCCTGGCTGCCGAGGAAGCTTCCGCCATCGCCGAGAAGAAGCCGGCCGAGGCAAATCCTAATCCTGTTGCCGGTGCACAGCAGCAGCAGGCGGCATCCGAGGGCGCAGCCGCGGCGGTCGTTCCCGGCGAGAACGCGAATGCCTATGTTGCCCAGGCTCAGCCCGAGCAGGGCGAGAAGAAGCCGTTCTGGAAATTCTGGAAGAAATGA
- a CDS encoding acetyl-CoA carboxylase carboxyltransferase subunit alpha, whose translation MHNYLDFEKPISDLEGKIHELKKLAEEDQSIDTSDEVGRLEVRAREAMVDIYSKLTPWQKTQVARHPQRPHFMDYAAGLFEEFTPLSGDRKFADDEAIQAGLGRFRGQPVAIIGQEKGNDTKSRLKHNFGSARPEGYRKAIRILEMADRFGLPVVTLIDTAGAYPGIGAEERGQAEAIARSTEMCLNVRVPIVSVVLGEGGSGGAIAIATGDRVYMLEHAIYSVISPEGAASILWRDSTRAKEAASNMKITAEDLRAFGVIDGIIPEPVGGAHRDPESVIAATGDVIAGALKDLSAKPGDQLRRDRRQRYLNIGRQL comes from the coding sequence ATGCATAATTACCTCGATTTCGAAAAACCCATCTCCGACCTCGAAGGCAAGATCCATGAGCTCAAGAAGCTCGCCGAGGAAGATCAGAGCATCGATACGTCGGATGAGGTTGGCCGATTGGAGGTCCGCGCCCGCGAGGCGATGGTCGATATCTATTCGAAGCTCACTCCATGGCAGAAGACGCAGGTCGCCCGGCATCCGCAGCGGCCGCACTTCATGGACTATGCAGCCGGGCTCTTCGAAGAGTTCACACCGCTCTCGGGCGACCGCAAGTTTGCAGACGACGAGGCAATCCAGGCCGGGCTCGGGCGTTTTCGCGGCCAGCCGGTCGCCATCATCGGCCAGGAAAAGGGCAACGACACCAAGTCGCGACTGAAGCACAACTTCGGCAGTGCTCGCCCGGAAGGCTACCGGAAGGCTATCCGCATTCTCGAGATGGCAGACCGTTTCGGGTTGCCGGTCGTCACGCTGATTGACACCGCCGGCGCCTATCCGGGCATCGGTGCCGAGGAACGAGGACAGGCCGAGGCGATCGCCCGGTCGACCGAAATGTGCCTCAACGTCCGCGTGCCGATCGTGTCCGTCGTCCTCGGCGAGGGCGGTTCGGGTGGTGCCATCGCGATTGCGACCGGCGACCGGGTCTACATGCTCGAACACGCAATCTACAGCGTCATCTCGCCGGAGGGGGCTGCCTCCATCCTTTGGCGTGATTCGACGCGTGCCAAGGAAGCCGCGAGCAACATGAAGATCACCGCGGAGGATCTGAGAGCCTTCGGCGTGATCGACGGCATCATCCCGGAACCCGTCGGTGGTGCGCACCGCGATCCGGAGAGCGTGATCGCCGCCACCGGCGACGTAATCGCTGGCGCTCTGAAGGATCTTTCGGCCAAGCCGGGCGACCAGTTGCGTCGTGACCGCCGCCAGCGCTACCTCAATATCGGCCGGCAGCTCTGA
- a CDS encoding shikimate kinase — translation MTELIEPVSPTLTEQARAALGKRNLVLIGLMGAGKSAIGRLTAQALGVPFIDTDHEIERVSRMSISDLFAAYGEEEFRALETRVIKRLLKTGPRVVSTGGGAYINDRTRKHIKRGGLTLWLKADLDVLWDRVSKRDTRPLLKTENPRQTLENLMHARYPIYAEADLVVLSRDVRKEIVVEDVLAAIAGTIPEK, via the coding sequence ATGACAGAGCTGATCGAACCGGTTTCCCCGACGCTGACCGAGCAGGCACGTGCCGCGCTGGGCAAGCGCAACCTCGTGCTGATCGGATTGATGGGTGCCGGAAAGTCGGCGATCGGCCGCCTGACGGCGCAGGCCCTCGGCGTTCCCTTCATCGACACCGACCATGAGATCGAGCGCGTTTCGCGCATGTCGATCTCCGATCTCTTCGCTGCCTACGGCGAAGAAGAGTTTCGCGCGCTTGAAACGCGCGTCATCAAGCGGCTCCTGAAAACCGGCCCCCGCGTGGTTTCGACCGGCGGCGGCGCCTACATCAACGACCGAACCCGAAAGCATATCAAGCGCGGCGGCCTGACCTTGTGGCTGAAGGCCGACCTCGATGTCCTCTGGGACCGCGTCAGCAAGCGCGACACGCGCCCGCTCCTGAAGACCGAAAACCCGAGGCAGACGCTCGAAAATCTCATGCACGCCCGCTACCCGATCTATGCCGAGGCGGACCTGGTGGTGCTCTCCCGTGACGTCCGCAAGGAAATCGTGGTGGAAGACGTGCTCGCTGCAATTGCCGGAACCATTCCCGAGAAGTGA